The Manihot esculenta cultivar AM560-2 chromosome 1, M.esculenta_v8, whole genome shotgun sequence genome has a window encoding:
- the LOC110623145 gene encoding protein DETOXIFICATION 41, with the protein MGSVEPQYQSLLPTLDSHTRITHLSSQAIEEFLQQRTVPLRWWPRLVAWESRLLWLLSWASIIVSLFNFMLSFVTQMFSGHLGAVELAGASIANVGIQGLAYGIMLGMASAVQTACGQAYGAKRYSAMGVICQRAIVLHLGAAVLLTFLYWFSGSVFVAMGQSTAIAEQGQIFARGLIPQIYAFAICCPLQRFLQAQNIVNPLACNAVGVFFVHVFLSWLVIYKLDYGLLGAALTLSLSWWLLVILNGLYIVLSPKCKETWTGLSISAFQDIWPYFKLTAASAVMLCLEIWYNQGMVLISGLLPNPTISLDSISVCMNYWNWDIEFMLGLAAATSVRVSNELGAGHPKVAKFSVIVVNGTAIIISTIFSVIVLCFRVELSKLFTSDSEVIEAISNLTPLLAISVFLNGVQPILSGVAIGSGWQAVVAYVNLVTYYIIGLPIGCVLGFKTNLGVAGIWWGIIIGVVFQTLTLIILTSRTNWDAEVEKAARRLNESAREGLESLPNP; encoded by the exons ATGGGGTCAGTGGAGCCACAGTACCAATCTTTGCTTCCCACGCTTGATTCACATACAAGAATCACACACTTGTCTTCTCAGGCAATTGAGGAGTTCTTGCAACAAAGGACAGTGCCATTGAGATGGTGGCCTCGTCTTGTTGCTTGGGAATCAAGGCTCTTATGGTTATTATCTTGGGCTTCTATAATTGTCTCCTTATTCAATTTCATGCTTAGCTTTGTCACCCAAATGTTCTCTGGACATTTGGGTGCTGTAGAGCTTGCTGGTGCTTCCATTGCCAACGTTGGAATTCAGGGCCTTGCTTATGGGATTATG CTGGGCATGGCTAGTGCTGTGCAGACGGCGTGCGGCCAAGCCTATGGAGCCAAGCGGTACTCCGCCATGGGTGTCATATGTCAGAGAGCAATTGTGCTGCACTTGGGAGCAGCTGTGCTCCTTACATTCCTCTACTGGTTCTCAGGTTCAGTGTTTGTAGCTATGGGGCAATCGACAGCCATTGCCGAGCAAGGACAAATTTTCGCCCGAGGTTTGATCCCTCAGATATATGCATTTGCCATATGTTGCCCTCTGCAGAGGTTTCTTCAAGCTCAGAACATTGTGAACCCTCTTGCATGCAACGCTGTGGGGGTGTTCTTTGTTCACGTATTTCTCTCATGGCTTGTTATTTATAAATTGGACTATGGGCTTCTGGGAGCAGCCTTAACACTAAGTTTGTCTTGGTGGCTTCTTGTCATCTTGAATGGGCTCTACATCGTTCTGAGTCCAAAATGCAAGGAAACTTGGACTGGCTTGTCCATAAGTGCTTTCCAAGACATTTGGCCTTATTTCAAGCTCACAGCAGCCTCTGCTGTCATGCTTTG TCTGGAGATATGGTACAACCAAGGAATGGTACTCATATCAGGCCTCTTACCAAACCCAACAATCTCACTAGACTCCATTTCCGTTTG CATGAACTACTGGAACTGGGACATTGAGTTTATGCTGGGCCTGGCAGCAGCCACCAG TGTTCGAGTGAGCAATGAACTAGGGGCTGGCCATCCAAAGGTTGCAAAATTTTCAGTGATTGTAGTGAATGGGACTGCCATTATTATCAGTACAATTTTTAGTGTTATTGTGCTGTGTTTTAGAGTTGAACTGAGCAAACTCTTCACAAGTGACTCTGAGGTTATAGAAGCAATTTCTAATCTTACTCCTCTGCTTGCCATCTCTGTTTTCCTCAATGGTGTTCAACCTATACTCTCAG GTGTGGCCATTGGCAGTGGATGGCAGGCAGTGGTGGCTTATGTTAACCTAGTCACATACTATATTATTGGTCTCCCTATTGGTTGTGTACTTGGTTTCAAAACCAATTTAGGAGTAGCA GGAATTTGGTGGGGAATCATCATTGGAGTTGTTTTCCAGACattaactttaattattttgactTCAAGAACAAACTGGGATGCTGAG gtTGAAAAAGCTGCTAGACGATTGAATGAGTCTGCAAGAGAGGGCTTGGAATCGCTACCCAATCCTTAA
- the LOC110600735 gene encoding nuclear speckle splicing regulatory protein 1: MQKYGLQLRVKPQQAKKPPRAPLPAPVGFHDDDDEDNVEKEISRQATKNKSLKDIEEQHKKALEEDPSVFDYDGVYDKMKLKIAQPREQDREERKPKYIQALIKKAEQRQREHEIIYEKKLAKERSKDDHLHADKDKFVTSAYKKKLAEQAKWMEEERMRQFREEKEDVTKKSDLSEFYFNLGKNVAYGAKDIESRKQEKQAEVRKPEKLDDKLSAGTSERVHPLQESVVESSRVKEGHPSDPPPGRNSESLDLKPVPDEPVMDTLVQDKASSEQPATNEPKQDHHKRNEDALAAAKERFLARKKAKQQL, translated from the exons ATGCAAAAGTATGGTTTGCAGCTGAGGGTTAAGCCCCAGCAGGCCAAAAAGCCACCAAGAGCTCCTCTTCCAGCGCCTGTTGGTTttcatgatgatgatgatgaggataATGTTGAAAAGGAGATTTCACGGCAGGCCACCAAGAACAAGTCCCTTAAGGAT ATTGAGGAGCAGCATAAGAAAGCATTGGAAGAGGATCCTTCAGTTTTTGATTATGATGGAGTTTATGATAAGATGAAACTAAAAATTGCTCAACCACGAGAACAAGATCGTGAAGAAAGAAAG CCTAAATATATTCAAGCTTTGATCAAGAAAGCAGAACAACGACAGCGAGAACATGAGATCATATATGAGAAAAAACTTGCTAAAGAAAGAAGCAAAGATGATCACTTACATGCAGACAAGGACAAATTTGTCACGAGTGCTTACAAGAAAAAACTTGCAGAGCAGGCAAAATGGATGGAGGAAGAGCGTATGCGTCAATTTCGAGAGGAGAAAGAGGAT GTTACTAAGAAAAGTGATTTGAGTGAGTTCTACTTCAATCTTGGAAAAAATGTTGCATATGGTGCAAAAGACATAGAGTCAAGGAAGCAAGAGAAACAAGCTGAAGTGAGAAAGCCAGAGAAGTTGGACGATAAGCTGTCCGCAGGTACATCTGAAAGAGTTCATCCTCTACAAGAGTCAGTTGTGGAGTCTTCCAGGGTGAAAGAGGGGCATCCGTCTGATCCTCCTCCTGGGAGAAATTCGGAGTCCTTAGACCTTAAACCAGTTCCTGATGAACCAGTTATGGACACATTGGTTCAAGATAAAgcttcatctgagcaacctgcaACTAATGAACCAAAGCAAGACCATCATAAACGAAATGAGGATGCACTAGCTGCAGCTAAAGAACGTTTTTTGGCACGGaagaaagcaaagcaacaacTGTGA
- the LOC110600899 gene encoding uncharacterized protein At2g34460, chloroplastic isoform X1 translates to MACKLFSTSVSDFPLVHGKLSNFPQIIPPNVSPGHGYCSFKFLSSSRRVFSSSLVVHAAKGEAIQSPNSVSTLDSKTTLPSSSKLVLVVGGTGGVGQLVVASLLDRNIKSRLLLRDPEKATALFGKQDEETLQVLRGDTRNPEDLDPSMFDGVTHVICCTGTTAFPSKRWDGDNTPERVDWEGVRNLVSALPSSLKRIILVSSVGVTKFNELPWSVMNLFGVLKYKKMGEDFVRQSGLPFTIIRPGRLTDGPYTSYDLNTLLKATAGQRRAVLIGQGDKLVGEVSRLVVAEACIQALDIDFTEGQIYEINSVEGDGPGSDPQKWRDLFKAAQTQN, encoded by the exons ATGGCTTGCAAGCTCTTCTCCACTTCCGTTTCCGACTTTCCACTCGTACATGGAAAACTTTCCAACTTTCCACAAATAATTCCACCCAATGTCTCTCCTGGTCATGGGTATTGCTCTTTCAAGTTCCTTTCGAGCTCCAGAAGAGTATTTTCATCTTCTTTAGTTGTTCATGCTGCCAAAGGAGAAGCGATCCAGTCACCAAATTCAGTGTCTACCCTTGATTCTAAAACTACCCTTCCTTCTTCCTCCAAGCTGGTTCTTGTTGTTGGCGGTACTGGTGGTGTTG GGCAGTTGGTAGTGGCATCATTGCTTGACCGGAATATCAAGTCGCGCTTGTTACTACGAGATCCTGAAAAAGCAACTGCACTGTTTGGCAAACAAGACGAGGAGACATTGCAG GTACTTAGAGGGGACACTCGGAATCCAGAGGATCTAGATCCATCTATGTTTGAC GGAGTCACACATGTGATATGCTGCACTGGAACAACAGCCTTTCCTTCAAAACGCTGGGATGGAGATAATACACCAGAAAGAGTAG ATTGGGAGGGTGTGAGAAATCTCGTTTCTGCATTGCCTTCATCTTTGAAGAGAATCATTCTTGTTTCATCAGTTGGTGTAACCAAGTTCAATGAATTACCATGGAG CGTTATGAATCTCTTTGGTGTTCTTAAGTATAAGAAGATGGGGGAGGATTTTGTTCGCCAGTCTGGTCTTCCATTTACCATCATTAG ACCTGGTAGACTAACAGATGGACCTTACACATCATATGATCTAAATACCCTGCTCAAAGCTACTGCTGGGCAACGGCGTGCAGTCCTTATTGGTCAAG GCGATAAACTCGTGGGAGAGGTAAGCAGACTTGTAGTAGCTGAAGCTTGCATTCAGGCATTGGACATAGATTTTACTGAAGGTCAAATTTATGAAATCAATTCAGTTGAG GGTGATGGGCCTGGCAGTGATCCTCAGAAGTGGCGAGATCTATTCAAAGCTGCTCAAACCCAAAATTGA
- the LOC110600975 gene encoding scarecrow-like protein 3, whose product MSLSPGMGSPYPMLRELKSEERGLYLIHLLLTCANHVASGDLENAEVALGQISQLASANGDTMQRIAAYFTEALAHKVIKALPGVHRALNATKITLVSEEILVRKLFFETLPFLKVAFVLTNQAIIEAMEGEKMVHIIDLNAAEPAQWLSLLQALNARPEGPPHLRITGIHQQKEVLDQMAHKLTGEAERLDIPFQFNPIVSKLENLDVEKLRVKTGEALAISSVLQLHPFLASDDELRKRSPVPSKNSNGSHLLRALQMNQGTLGELLEKDMVNGYSPSPDSTSLSPLSSTASMKMDYFLNMLWTLSPKLMVVMEQDSNHNGSNLMERLLEALYSYAALFDCLESTVSRTSMERLKIEKMLFGEEIKNIVACEGAERKERHEKLEKWIQRLDLAGFGYVNLSYYSMLQARKLLQGYGCDGYKIKEENGCVVICWHDRPLFSVSAWRCRK is encoded by the coding sequence ATGTCACTCTCACCAGGCATGGGATCACCGTATCCTATGCTTAGAGAGCTAAAGTCTGAGGAGAGGGGATTGTATTTGATCCATTTACTGCTCACTTGTGCAAATCATGTAGCTTCTGGTGACCTTGAAAATGCAGAGGTTGCCCTTGGGCAGATCTCTCAACTAGCCTCTGCTAATGGTGATACCATGCAGCGTATTGCTGCTTATTTTACTGAGGCACTTGCTCATAAAGTCATCAAAGCTTTGCCTGGTGTCCACAGGGCCCTTAATGCTACTAAAATAACTTTGGTTTCTGAGGAAATTCTAGTTCGCAAGTTGTTTTTCGAAACGTTACCGTTCTTGAAAGTGGCTTTTGTGCTTACAAACCAAGCTATTATTGAAGCCATGGAAGGGGAGAAGATGGTTCATATAATTGATCTCAATGCAGCTGAGCCCGCCCAATGGCTTTCACTTCTTCAAGCTTTAAATGCACGTCCTGAGGGACCACCCCATTTGAGAATTACAGGGATCCATCAACAGAAAGAGGTACTGGATCAAATGGCTCATAAACTGACTGGAGAAGCAGAAAGGTTGGATATTCCATTTCAGTTCAATCCCATTGTTAGCAAATTAGAGAATCTTGATGTGGAAAAGTTGCGTGTTAAAACTGGGGAGGCTCTAGCAATTAGTTCAGTCCTCCAATTGCATCCTTTTTTGGCCTCAGATGATGAATTGAGGAAGAGATCACCTGTGCCGTCGAAGAATTCAAATGGAAGTCACTTGCTAAGAGCCCTTCAAATGAACCAAGGGACATTGGGGGAGTTGCTGGAGAAAGATATGGTGAATGGATATAGCCCAAGTCCTGACTCAACCTCATTGTCGCCACTATCTTCAACTGCTTCAATGAAGATGGATTACTTTCTCAACATGCTTTGGACTTTGTCACCAAAGCTCATGGTGGTAATGGAGCAAGATTCTAATCACAACGGATCGAATCTCATGGAGAGGCTGTTGGAGGCATTGTACTCTTATGCAGCATTGTTTGATTGTTTGGAATCAACTGTATCGAGAACATCCATGGAAAGACTCAAGATAGAGAAGATGCTGTTTGGGGAGGAAATAAAGAACATTGTAGCATGTGAGGGAGCTGAGAGAAAGGAAAGACACGAAAAACTCGAGAAGTGGATTCAAAGGCTTGATTTGGCTGGGTTTGGATATGTGAATTTGAGCTACTACAGTATGTTGCAGGCAAGGAAGTTGCTGCAAGGTTATGGTTGTGATGGTTACAAAATTAAGGAAGAAAATGGGTGTGTAGTAATTTGCTGGCATGATCGGCCTCTCTTCTCTGTATCAGCATGGAGGTGTAGAAAGTAA
- the LOC110610514 gene encoding F-box protein CPR1, with translation MANNSSAPSPPLVSNNIVKDITSRLPIKSIKRFQSVSKAWYFLFNSNDFISTHFRRSSSHPSLLIRRFHNPTGSKFSLCLMDNQTAINREVRIPFLGCLVRYPRIVESCNGIICIDISPCHACGFVLWNISTRQFRGLPRARINDAHKPIWMVATGFGYSRETNDFKLVRAVNFHCNVDESPLLSAEVYSWRTGSWKLLDERMIEERIGSCVIPGGQQAVTVDGSMHWVANGVGNLANRKYIVSFDMGNEEFRRIQILDRLPSAICAKVVGFKESLAVALYPAKSVYPGYGTPLNRMELWTLDKDYTSYNDSTCWTKLHMIELHSSGLSIPIGVHNDSQLLVKRVDPQCVSLSLFDPDNKTIKTLPICSSDYTCEFYSYVESLVPVANAGDVEVENAQE, from the coding sequence ATGGCTAACAATTCCTCtgctccttctcctcctcttgTCAGCAATAATATCGTCAAAGACATTACCTCAAGACTTCCCATCAAATCCATTAAACGATTTCAATCCGTTTCCAAAGCCTGGTACTTCCTTTTCAATTCCAATGACTTCATTTCCACCCATTTCCGTCGCTCTTCCAGCCACCCGTCTCTTCTGATTCGCCGCTTCCACAATCCAACTGGGTCTAAGTTTTCTCTTTGCTTGATGGATAATCAAACCGCAATCAATCGCGAGGTTAGGATTCCGTTTCTAGGTTGTTTGGTTCGGTATCCTAGGATTGTTGAGTCTTGCAATGGTATTATTTGTATCGATATCTCCCCTTGTCATGCCTGCGGTTTTGTGTTGTGGAATATTTCGACTAGGCAATTCAGAGGTCTTCCTCGTGCAAGAATCAATGACGCCCATAAACCAATTTGGATGGTGGCTACTGGATTTGGGTATAGTCGCGAAACCAATGATTTTAAACTGGTAAGAGCTGTGAATTTCCATTGTAACGTAGATGAATCGCCTCTTTTGAGCGCCGAAGTGTACTCGTGGAGAACTGGTTCGTGGAAGCTATTGGATGAAAGAATGATCGAGGAAAGAATTGGTTCGTGTGTGATTCCTGGGGGCCAGCAGGCTGTGACTGTGGATGGGTCTATGCACTGGGTAGCTAATGGGGTTGGGAACTTGGCTAATCGAAAGTATATCGTCTCGTTCGACATGGGTAATGAAGAATTCAGGAGAATACAAATACTAGACCGTCTTCCCAGTGCAATTTGTGCTAAAGTTGTAGGATTCAAAGAATCACTTGCTGTGGCATTGTATCCAGCTAAGTCTGTTTATCCTGGATATGGAACACCACTCAATCGAATGGAGTTGTGGACATTGGATAAAGATTATACTTCTTATAATGATAGCACCTGCTGGACTAAACTCCATATGATAGAATTGCATTCTTCTGGACTTAGCATCCCGATTGGAGTTCACAATGATTCTCAACTGCTAGTCAAACGCGTGGATCCACAATGTGTTAGTCTATCTTTGTTTGATCCCGATAACAAGACTATCAAGACCTTACCCATTTGCAGTTCTGATTATACCTGTGAGTTCTATAGTTATGTGGAGAGCTTAGTTCCAGTAGCAAATGCAGGGGACGTGGAAGTAGAAAATGCTCAGGAGTAG
- the LOC110601055 gene encoding GDSL esterase/lipase At4g10955: protein MEEGNIGEEEPIISEREIFSLSGPVHLTSVDWNNFHHRTSIAASLVKGVYVLERDRQQGRQGPQAHAPPWWEFFHFQLNHVLIDDVDGSNFGAIYEFKNFAYPSAQNAPRYVIALRGTIKTRISIIRDLKLDLLCLCNKIHESSRFQLAMQALQNMVALAGAANVWLAGHSLGSAIALLGGKNMAKMGILIESYLFNPPFLSSPIERIKNQKLKRGISMVKAGLAVALKGHQPRPQQGDSFVALPPWLPYLFVNPADPICSEYIGHFGEKNKVEGIGTGKSVQISEALHLIPSAYLTVNLSESPSFKQAHGIHQWWNPIYRFQRELHNHKCS, encoded by the exons ATGGAAGAAGGTAATATAGGAGAGGAGGAGCCCATTATCTCCGAGAGAGAAATTTTCAGTCTTTCGGGGCCTGTGCATCTCACTTCTGTTGACTG GAATAATTTTCATCATCGAACATCTATTGCTGCAAGCTTGGTTAAAGGAGTATATGTTTTAGAACGTGACCGCCAACAGGGTCGCCAAGGCCCTCAAGCTCATGCTCCACCTTGGTGGGAATTCTTCCATTTTCAATTGAATCATGTTCTCATAGATGATGTTGATGGCTCCAATTTTGGTGCCATATATGAATTCAAGAATTTTGCTTATCCTTCAGCCCAAAATGCCCCAAGATATGTTATTGCCTTACGGGGAACAATCAAAACGCGAATATCTATTATACGGGACCTTAAGCTGGATCTTCTTTGCCTGTGTAACAAAATTCATGAAAGCTCCCGCTTCCAGCTGGCTATGCAAGCTCTCCAGAACATGGTTGCTTTAGCTGGAGCTGCAAATGTTTGGTTAGCAGGTCATTCATTGGGGTCAGCTATTGCATTACTCGGGGGAAAAAACATGGCCAAGATGGGTATTCTTATTGAAAGTTACTTGTTTAATCCACCATTCCTCTCTTCCCCAATAGAAAGAATCAAGAATCAAAAGCTGAAGCGTGGAATCAGCATGGTGAAAGCAGGACTTGCTGTTGCTCTAAAGGGTCACCAACCGAGGCCCCAGCAAGGAGATTCATTTGTGGCATTACCTCCCTGGCTTCCTTACTTGTTTGTAAATCCAGCTGATCCTATTTGCTCAGAGTATATTGGGCATTTTGGGGAAAAGAACAAGGTGGAGGGGATTGGAACTGGAAAATCTGTGCAAATTTCAGAGGCATTGCATCTAATTCCGTCAGCATATCTGACTGTTAATCTTAGTGAATCTCCAAGTTTTAAACAAGCTCATGGAATTCACCAGTGGTGGAATCCTATTTATAGATTTCAGAGAGAACTCCACAACCACAAGTGCAGCTAA
- the LOC110600899 gene encoding uncharacterized protein At2g34460, chloroplastic isoform X2, whose translation MLPKEKRSSHQIQCLPLILKLPFLLPPSWFLLLAVLVVLLVVASLLDRNIKSRLLLRDPEKATALFGKQDEETLQVLRGDTRNPEDLDPSMFDGVTHVICCTGTTAFPSKRWDGDNTPERVDWEGVRNLVSALPSSLKRIILVSSVGVTKFNELPWSVMNLFGVLKYKKMGEDFVRQSGLPFTIIRPGRLTDGPYTSYDLNTLLKATAGQRRAVLIGQGDKLVGEVSRLVVAEACIQALDIDFTEGQIYEINSVEGDGPGSDPQKWRDLFKAAQTQN comes from the exons ATGCTGCCAAAGGAGAAGCGATCCAGTCACCAAATTCAGTGTCTACCCTTGATTCTAAAACTACCCTTCCTTCTTCCTCCAAGCTGGTTCTTGTTGTTGGCGGTACTGGTGGTGTTG TTGGTAGTGGCATCATTGCTTGACCGGAATATCAAGTCGCGCTTGTTACTACGAGATCCTGAAAAAGCAACTGCACTGTTTGGCAAACAAGACGAGGAGACATTGCAG GTACTTAGAGGGGACACTCGGAATCCAGAGGATCTAGATCCATCTATGTTTGAC GGAGTCACACATGTGATATGCTGCACTGGAACAACAGCCTTTCCTTCAAAACGCTGGGATGGAGATAATACACCAGAAAGAGTAG ATTGGGAGGGTGTGAGAAATCTCGTTTCTGCATTGCCTTCATCTTTGAAGAGAATCATTCTTGTTTCATCAGTTGGTGTAACCAAGTTCAATGAATTACCATGGAG CGTTATGAATCTCTTTGGTGTTCTTAAGTATAAGAAGATGGGGGAGGATTTTGTTCGCCAGTCTGGTCTTCCATTTACCATCATTAG ACCTGGTAGACTAACAGATGGACCTTACACATCATATGATCTAAATACCCTGCTCAAAGCTACTGCTGGGCAACGGCGTGCAGTCCTTATTGGTCAAG GCGATAAACTCGTGGGAGAGGTAAGCAGACTTGTAGTAGCTGAAGCTTGCATTCAGGCATTGGACATAGATTTTACTGAAGGTCAAATTTATGAAATCAATTCAGTTGAG GGTGATGGGCCTGGCAGTGATCCTCAGAAGTGGCGAGATCTATTCAAAGCTGCTCAAACCCAAAATTGA
- the LOC110600814 gene encoding sugar transport protein 14 — protein MAGGGFTNGGPLKRAHLYEYRITGYFVFACIVAALGGSLFGYDLGVSGGVTSMDDFLKEFFPKVYRRKQKHLNETDYCKYDNQILTLFTSSLYFAALVSTFGASHVTRNKGRKGSIIVGSISFFLGAILNAAAVTIWMLIIGRVLLGVGIGFSNQAVPLYLSEMAPAKIRGAINQLFQLTTCLGILIATLINYGTEKIHPWGWRLSLGLATVPAVSMFIGGIFLPETPNSLVEQGKLEEAKRILEKVRGTKNIDAEFADLVDASNEARAIKHPFRNLLKRKNRPQLIIGAIGIPMFQQLTGNNSILFYAPVFFQSLGFGSGASLYSSVITSAALVLGALMSMSLVDKFGRRAFFLEAGFEMFCYMVATGITLALKFGQGVKLPKGIGMFLVVVLCLFVLAYGRSWGPLGWLVPSELFPLETRSAGQSIVVCVNMIFTALIAQCFLVSLCHLQYGIFLLFAGLILIMSSFIFFLLPETKQVPIEEVYILFQNHWFWKRIVGDGDQVEMEEKTGSQA, from the exons ATGGCTGGAGGAGGTTTTACAAATGGGGGACCTCTGAAAAGAGCTCACCTTTATGAATATAGAATCACTGGGTATTTCGTCTTTGCTTGTATTGTTGCTGCTCTTGGTGGATCCCTTTTTGGGTATGATCTTGGTGTATCGG GTGGAGTAACTTCCATGGATGATTTTTTGAAAGAGTTCTTCCCGAAAGTTTACAGGAGAAAGCAAAAACATCTTAATGAGACGGATTATTGCAAGTATGATAACCAGATCCTTACACTTTTTACATCTTCGTTGTATTTTGCTGCCCTTGTTTCTACATTCGGAGCATCCCATGTAACGAGAAACAAAGGCCGGAAAGGCAGCATCATTGTTGGATCGATCAGCTTCTTTCTCGGAGCAATTCTCAATGCTGCTGCTGTGACTATTTGGATGCTAATTATAGGACGTGTACTTCTTGGTGTAGGCATTGGTTTCAGCAACCAG GCAGTTCCGTTGTATCTCTCAGAAATGGCTCCGGCAAAAATCCGTGGAGCGATTAACCAACTGTTTCAACTTACAACCTGCTTAGGAATCCTGATAGCAACCTTGATAAATTACGGAACTGAAAAAATCCATCCATGGGGATGGAGATTGTCTCTTGGGTTAGCTACAGTTCCTGCCGTGTCAATGTTCATTGGTGGCATTTTCCTTCCTGAGACACCTAACAGTCTCGTAGAGCAAGGAAAATTGGAAGAAGCGAAAAGAATATTGGAGAAAGTCAGAGGTACTAAGAACATTGATGCTGAGTTTGCTGATCTTGTAGATGCTAGTAATGAAGCTCGTGCAATAAAGCATCCTTTCAGGAATCTACTGAAACGAAAGAATCGTCCCCAGTTGATAATAGGAGCTATAGGGATCCCAATGTTTCAACAGCTCACAGGAAATAATTCCATCCTGTTCTATGCTCCTGTATTTTTTCAAAGTTTGGGTTTTGGCTCTGGAGCATCTCTATACTCATCTGTCATAACAAGTGCTGCACTTGTTCTTGGTGCTCTTATGTCAATGTCTTTAGTAGACAAGTTCGGCAGAAGAGCATTCTTCCTCGAAGCAGGCTTCGAAATGTTCTGCTATATG GTGGCAACAGGTATCACTCTGGCCCTGAAGTTCGGACAAGGAGTAAAACTTCCAAAAGGAATTGGCATGTTCCTGGTGGTTGTCCTTTGCTTGTTTGTCTTGGCTTATGGAAGGTCTTGGGGTCCTTTGGGTTGGTTAGTTCCAAGTGAACTCTTCCCCCTGGAGACGAGATCAGCTGGACAAAGTATAGTGGTCTGTGTGAACATGATCTTCACAGCTTTGATAGCACAGTGCTTCCTTGTATCTCTCTGCCATCTACAATACGGGATTTTCTTGCTATTTGctggtttgattttgatcatgagcagcttcatcttcttccttttgCCAGAAACAAAGCAAGTTCCCATAGAGGAGGTATACATTCTCTTTCAAAATCATTGGTTCTGGAAGAGAATAGTTGGAGATGGAGATCAAGTTGAAATGGAGGAAAAAACAGGATCACAAGCTTAG